One Planktothrix serta PCC 8927 DNA segment encodes these proteins:
- the prmC gene encoding peptide chain release factor N(5)-glutamine methyltransferase has product MEETISGWQLGQWFDQAKAECSIAGISPQEVHWFLQELAGLDRLTLRLQTFKQQPSVSLQVPWSEFTQLWQRRLQQRIPIQYLLGVVYWRHFTLKVSPAVLIPRPETELIIDLAKSAVENPDDHGIWVDLGTGSGAIALGLADSFPQAEIHAVDTSLEALAIAQDNAQTIGLADRIQFHHGSWWEPLEFLQGQLTGMVSNPPYIPSDIIPTLQPEVALNEPILALDGGSDGLNCIRYLVETAPRYLRAGGVWIVEIMAGQGEAVTALLEAQGSYSGIKIIPDLAELDRFVIAYLK; this is encoded by the coding sequence ATGGAGGAAACGATATCGGGTTGGCAACTGGGACAATGGTTTGATCAGGCAAAAGCTGAATGCAGTATTGCTGGGATTTCCCCCCAGGAAGTCCATTGGTTTTTGCAAGAGTTAGCAGGTTTGGATCGGTTAACTCTACGTTTACAAACCTTCAAACAACAGCCGTCGGTTTCTCTCCAGGTTCCTTGGTCAGAATTTACTCAACTTTGGCAACGACGCCTACAACAACGCATCCCTATTCAATATCTCCTGGGAGTCGTTTATTGGCGTCATTTTACGTTAAAGGTGTCTCCGGCGGTTCTGATTCCTCGTCCTGAAACAGAGTTAATCATTGATTTAGCTAAATCTGCCGTTGAAAACCCTGATGATCATGGCATTTGGGTTGATTTGGGGACGGGAAGCGGTGCGATCGCTCTCGGTTTGGCTGATAGTTTCCCCCAGGCTGAAATTCATGCGGTGGATACCAGTTTAGAAGCTTTAGCGATCGCTCAAGATAACGCTCAAACCATCGGTTTAGCTGACCGTATCCAATTTCATCACGGGTCTTGGTGGGAACCTTTAGAATTTCTACAAGGACAACTGACGGGAATGGTGTCTAATCCTCCCTATATTCCCTCGGATATTATTCCTACCCTACAACCGGAAGTCGCCCTTAATGAGCCGATTTTAGCCTTAGATGGGGGGTCAGATGGATTGAATTGTATTCGTTACTTAGTGGAAACCGCCCCCCGTTATTTGCGCGCTGGAGGTGTTTGGATCGTGGAAATCATGGCAGGACAAGGGGAAGCGGTTACAGCCCTGTTAGAAGCTCAAGGAAGTTACTCTGGGATTAAAATTATTCCCGACTTGGCAGAATTAGATCGTTTTGTTATAGCCTATTTAAAGTAG
- a CDS encoding Tic22 family protein, whose translation MRSIVRFGAVLGVLGSTFLLSPDPGLRLFSSIPVGTQPAYALPENQILEKLRSIPVFTITDNQGAPLVATVPQADNKKAAVAGVFISRNDAVAFVDRLKTRDPQLASTIQVTTVSLGEVYRMSQQAQGSAEEVQFAYVPVQKQVDLAKSVLQANGQSVEEFNGVPLFIAKGGPDNGYLTIQNGNEQVIPIFFYKEDLQNMLTQFKTQQPDLISNVKIDVVNLEGLLDALKRDDDQFLNRIVLIPPRETLEYLQQNQPRR comes from the coding sequence ATGAGATCAATCGTTCGTTTTGGCGCGGTACTGGGGGTTTTGGGCAGTACATTCTTGCTAAGTCCTGATCCAGGATTGCGTTTGTTTAGTTCGATTCCGGTCGGAACCCAACCTGCTTATGCACTCCCAGAAAATCAAATTCTGGAAAAGCTCCGTTCCATTCCTGTTTTTACAATTACTGATAACCAGGGCGCGCCTTTAGTTGCTACTGTACCCCAGGCAGATAATAAAAAAGCGGCGGTGGCGGGGGTGTTTATTAGTCGTAACGATGCTGTAGCGTTTGTTGATCGCTTAAAAACTCGTGATCCCCAACTGGCTTCTACGATTCAAGTGACAACGGTTTCTCTGGGTGAAGTCTACCGCATGAGTCAGCAAGCTCAAGGTTCTGCGGAAGAGGTTCAATTTGCTTATGTCCCCGTACAAAAACAGGTGGATTTAGCCAAGTCTGTTCTACAAGCAAACGGACAATCTGTAGAGGAATTTAACGGTGTTCCATTGTTTATTGCTAAAGGGGGGCCAGATAATGGCTATCTCACGATTCAAAATGGCAATGAGCAGGTGATTCCGATCTTCTTCTACAAAGAGGATCTGCAAAATATGTTGACTCAATTTAAAACTCAACAGCCGGATTTAATCTCTAACGTTAAAATTGATGTGGTGAATCTGGAAGGGTTATTGGACGCTTTAAAACGGGATGATGATCAGTTCTTAAATCGGATTGTGTTGATTCCGCCTCGTGAAACTTTAGAGTATTTGCAACAAAATCAACCCCGTCGTTAA
- a CDS encoding GNAT family N-acetyltransferase encodes MGFWKNLFSSSDSSSSFSQIAEYEGYEVGGEESVSLNSRPSSSNNGRIFFSTDRDIDLYELEELCSAVGWSRRPLRKVKKAIQHSFLVVSMWQIRGNQRRLIGFARATSDHAFNATLWDVVVHPDFQSKGMGKALMKFIIKKLRSDDISNITLFADPHVVDFYRNLGFISDPEGIKGMFWYPD; translated from the coding sequence ATGGGTTTTTGGAAAAACTTGTTTAGCAGTTCGGATTCCTCCTCCTCATTCTCCCAGATAGCGGAGTATGAGGGGTATGAGGTTGGAGGCGAAGAGTCAGTATCCCTAAACTCTCGCCCGTCATCGAGTAATAACGGTCGCATTTTTTTTAGCACTGATCGGGACATCGATTTGTATGAATTGGAAGAACTTTGCAGTGCAGTCGGTTGGTCTCGGCGGCCCCTGCGTAAAGTCAAAAAAGCCATTCAGCATAGTTTCCTTGTAGTTTCTATGTGGCAAATCCGAGGCAATCAGCGACGGCTGATTGGTTTTGCCAGAGCCACATCCGATCATGCTTTTAATGCTACGCTCTGGGATGTGGTCGTTCACCCAGATTTCCAAAGTAAAGGCATGGGTAAAGCCCTGATGAAATTTATCATCAAAAAACTCCGTAGCGATGATATCAGCAACATTACTCTATTTGCTGACCCTCATGTTGTGGATTTCTACCGAAATTTGGGTTTTATCTCCGATCCAGAGGGGATTAAAGGAATGTTCTGGTATCCAGATTAG
- a CDS encoding quinone-dependent dihydroorotate dehydrogenase: MDIYRSAVKPLLFYGLKLDPEWAHHQSLQLLSWIDQNQSQSPINWLEAQLKPSFCLQDVRLQQKLWGLNFNNPVGLAAGFDKDGVAAGIWQSLGFGFTELGTVTLHPQPGNPQPRLFRLVEDQAVLNRMGFNNQGAKMLAKRLQEKHHKQFIIPVGINLGKSKITPLEAAAEDYLGSFKLLKDYGNYFVVNVSSPNTPGLRSLQDAEQLSKIIVVLKTENIDNKPIFIKIAPDLEWDAIADVVNLAQTYKIAGIIATNTTIKRQGLNTQWLPQTGSYITEEAGGISGLPLKKRSTEVIRWIYENTQGQLPIIGVGGIFTADDAWEKITAGACLIQVYTGWVYEGPGMVKRILAGLLHKLDQYGLKSISEAVGFKP, from the coding sequence TTGGATATTTACCGCAGCGCTGTTAAACCCCTTTTATTTTATGGATTAAAGCTCGATCCTGAATGGGCACATCATCAATCTTTACAACTCCTGAGTTGGATTGACCAAAATCAGTCTCAGTCGCCGATAAATTGGCTAGAAGCGCAACTTAAACCCTCATTCTGTTTACAAGATGTGCGTTTACAGCAAAAATTATGGGGTTTAAACTTTAACAACCCCGTTGGTTTAGCCGCAGGTTTTGATAAGGATGGTGTCGCGGCTGGAATTTGGCAAAGTTTGGGGTTTGGATTTACAGAATTAGGGACTGTTACGCTTCATCCGCAACCCGGAAATCCGCAACCGAGATTATTTAGATTAGTTGAAGATCAAGCGGTATTAAATCGCATGGGATTTAATAATCAAGGGGCAAAAATGTTAGCGAAACGGTTACAAGAAAAACATCACAAACAATTTATTATTCCGGTTGGGATTAATTTAGGAAAATCTAAAATTACTCCCTTAGAAGCAGCCGCAGAAGATTATTTAGGAAGTTTTAAACTCTTGAAAGACTATGGGAATTATTTTGTGGTGAATGTTTCTTCTCCCAATACTCCCGGATTGCGATCGCTCCAAGATGCTGAACAATTAAGTAAAATTATAGTGGTTTTAAAAACGGAAAATATAGACAATAAACCGATTTTTATTAAAATCGCACCGGATTTAGAATGGGATGCGATCGCCGATGTTGTCAATTTAGCTCAAACCTATAAAATAGCCGGAATTATTGCTACCAATACCACCATAAAACGGCAGGGATTAAATACCCAATGGCTACCCCAAACCGGAAGTTATATTACTGAAGAAGCCGGAGGAATTAGTGGTTTACCCCTGAAGAAACGGTCTACCGAAGTAATTCGTTGGATTTATGAAAACACCCAAGGACAGTTACCGATTATTGGGGTGGGTGGAATTTTTACCGCCGATGATGCTTGGGAAAAAATCACCGCAGGCGCTTGTTTAATTCAAGTTTATACGGGTTGGGTTTATGAAGGGCCAGGAATGGTTAAAAGAATATTAGCAGGACTCTTACATAAATTAGATCAATATGGTTTAAAATCAATTTCTGAAGCCGTTGGTTTCAAACCCTAA
- a CDS encoding sensor histidine kinase: MGQFEESTALEQPIMTLGRVLQTLQDEDNVDVLIETTLNYLTTEFNYSLIWIGLYDRLDHRLIGKGGITPTEETWLLKQRFILSPGDLLEQLVIQMRPLVVPDLRSETRAGEWQKAAQAFNIQGTILFPMRYKDRCFGVVLLGSSEWGISPSSTEKELISMVLGTLATSLFQIETTWVYQQTKRPDQPFLKLLTEFRTLNTLDRCLEVAVETTHNFIEPTRTNVYWYYREGRYFWRRASNQQKMPGVSLMKQAASGVTVQDLGEFYQALIADHLVSIGESYSSLRADTTERLMEKIRARSLLAVPILFNQEMLGFIAAEGQHPRIWQENEKQFLRGVAQLVSLTAPLAEMEAKIRQAELDQSLTAKVTRAIVDDQDWQLSLKTTANLLCQRLNAGRFLLIKRHPETERFEIIYQHYPLNRTPIPSPLDLLSSQDWQYFKNLSEPLVIENCDEDEKLKSWRNKFRNAGVRSLILCPVNSYIKTGKERPEKIPQELLLIGHETTRTWDRAEQELVKIVSQQLSVILHQWQLNQQIQAQEQFHQALEFCWSALQQTDQLPQLEQQFTEKIAQLLQSPLVVLVAWPEGARKAKIVNCVARQSELSLNSELLISVAKDPLIQHALSTESGFWWPVKELSASTRQWFTSPVEKILVVTLRTAPDHHPNGLLIIADPDQSESGISLMMLNLLVMQFAWSRRYLRIQELLKTQHEELQWLNWYKQRRLEELYRTVGGGLKQLSELNQSPFQSADPQKTQLSHLRYQQLLRQMGSALASTSSLIKQEQWRLHHYHDIVPITNLLRRVRERLNSIIRNKPIQLILKQEGNFSIIGDRIKLELVCYEILLTTCQRSEPGAIVEVISHLFNNHQLELLITDYGKINPQLIVELKMGSHPDLLAPSLLNSPPGQHLLICQQMLQNMGGSLLIEQQDNQQIITQIILPLSSSN; encoded by the coding sequence ATGGGTCAATTTGAAGAATCGACCGCATTAGAGCAACCCATTATGACCTTGGGGCGTGTTCTCCAGACCCTACAAGATGAAGACAATGTTGATGTTTTAATCGAAACCACTTTAAACTATCTGACGACCGAGTTTAACTATAGTTTAATTTGGATAGGTTTGTATGATCGTTTAGATCATCGCCTCATCGGAAAAGGAGGAATAACGCCCACAGAAGAAACTTGGTTACTCAAACAACGATTTATTTTATCTCCTGGGGATTTACTAGAACAATTAGTGATTCAAATGCGACCTTTAGTTGTTCCAGATTTGAGATCAGAAACTCGCGCGGGAGAGTGGCAAAAAGCAGCCCAAGCCTTTAATATTCAGGGGACGATTTTATTTCCCATGCGCTACAAAGATCGCTGTTTTGGGGTAGTTTTATTAGGGTCTAGTGAGTGGGGGATTTCTCCGAGTTCTACGGAAAAAGAACTGATTTCAATGGTTTTAGGAACCTTAGCAACCTCTTTATTCCAAATAGAAACAACTTGGGTTTATCAACAAACAAAACGACCGGATCAACCCTTTTTGAAACTTTTAACTGAATTTAGAACCCTGAATACTTTAGATCGTTGTTTAGAAGTAGCCGTAGAAACCACCCATAATTTTATTGAACCCACACGAACAAATGTATATTGGTATTATCGAGAAGGACGGTATTTTTGGCGACGAGCCAGTAATCAACAAAAAATGCCCGGTGTGAGTTTAATGAAACAAGCCGCTTCTGGGGTAACGGTACAAGATTTAGGGGAATTTTATCAAGCTTTAATAGCGGATCATTTAGTCTCAATTGGAGAGTCCTATAGTTCCTTAAGAGCCGATACAACGGAACGATTAATGGAGAAAATTCGCGCCCGTTCGTTATTAGCTGTTCCGATTCTTTTTAATCAAGAAATGTTAGGATTTATTGCTGCTGAAGGACAACATCCTCGGATTTGGCAAGAAAATGAAAAACAATTTTTGCGGGGTGTGGCTCAATTGGTGTCGTTAACAGCACCCTTAGCAGAAATGGAAGCTAAAATTAGGCAAGCTGAACTGGATCAATCCCTAACAGCTAAAGTTACCCGTGCGATTGTAGATGATCAAGATTGGCAATTATCTCTGAAAACTACAGCAAATCTTTTATGTCAGCGATTAAATGCGGGTCGTTTTTTATTAATTAAACGTCATCCCGAAACTGAACGATTTGAGATTATTTATCAACATTATCCTTTAAATCGAACCCCAATTCCTTCCCCTTTAGATCTTCTCAGTTCTCAAGATTGGCAATATTTTAAAAATCTGAGTGAACCTTTGGTCATTGAAAATTGTGATGAAGATGAAAAATTAAAATCCTGGCGAAATAAATTTCGGAATGCGGGGGTGCGATCGCTGATTCTTTGTCCAGTTAATAGTTATATAAAAACCGGAAAAGAACGACCCGAAAAAATCCCCCAAGAGTTATTATTAATTGGTCATGAAACTACTCGAACTTGGGATCGAGCCGAACAGGAATTAGTTAAAATTGTTAGTCAACAATTGAGCGTAATTTTACACCAATGGCAACTGAATCAACAAATTCAAGCTCAAGAACAATTTCACCAAGCCTTAGAATTTTGTTGGTCAGCCCTTCAACAAACCGATCAATTACCCCAACTAGAACAACAATTCACAGAAAAAATAGCCCAATTATTACAGAGTCCCTTAGTAGTATTAGTGGCATGGCCTGAAGGCGCAAGAAAAGCAAAAATTGTCAATTGTGTTGCTCGTCAATCTGAATTATCACTGAATTCTGAACTGTTAATTTCTGTGGCGAAAGATCCCTTAATTCAACACGCTTTATCAACAGAAAGCGGGTTTTGGTGGCCTGTAAAAGAGTTATCGGCATCGACTCGACAATGGTTTACCAGTCCCGTCGAAAAAATTTTAGTTGTTACCCTTCGCACTGCTCCTGATCATCATCCCAATGGTCTTTTAATTATTGCCGATCCAGATCAGTCTGAATCGGGAATATCCTTAATGATGCTGAATTTGTTAGTCATGCAATTCGCTTGGTCACGTCGCTATTTGCGAATTCAAGAGCTATTAAAAACTCAACATGAAGAATTACAATGGTTGAATTGGTATAAACAAAGGCGCTTAGAAGAATTGTATCGAACTGTTGGTGGCGGACTCAAACAATTAAGTGAATTAAATCAATCTCCCTTTCAATCTGCTGATCCTCAAAAAACGCAACTTTCCCACTTACGGTATCAACAACTCTTGCGTCAAATGGGAAGTGCTTTAGCGTCTACCAGTTCCTTAATTAAACAGGAGCAATGGCGACTTCACCATTACCATGATATTGTTCCGATTACTAATTTATTGCGTCGAGTACGAGAACGATTAAACTCTATTATTCGCAATAAACCCATCCAATTAATTTTAAAACAAGAAGGAAATTTTAGTATTATTGGCGATCGCATTAAGCTAGAACTTGTTTGTTATGAAATCTTGTTAACCACCTGTCAACGTTCTGAACCTGGAGCTATTGTTGAGGTGATCAGTCATCTTTTCAATAATCACCAATTAGAACTGCTGATTACAGATTATGGTAAAATTAACCCGCAACTGATTGTTGAGTTAAAAATGGGTTCCCATCCTGATTTACTAGCCCCCTCTCTCTTAAACTCTCCCCCAGGTCAACATCTTTTAATTTGTCAACAAATGCTCCAAAATATGGGGGGAAGTTTGTTAATAGAACAACAAGACAATCAACAAATTATAACTCAGATTATTTTACCCCTATCTTCTTCTAATTAA
- the recN gene encoding DNA repair protein RecN, whose amino-acid sequence MLLSLRIENFALIDHLDLDLGTGLNVFTGETGAGKSIILDAVDAILGGKVDRRSIRTGATRSLLEATFEIEKKWLNWLTEQEIDLVDGSLIVCSREVVITGDKLRSRSRINGVLVNRKLIDQLRDRFIEITAQGQTLQLGQPERQQEWLDLYGGQSLIKVKKEVYSAYSQAQTCSQALEKRRQFEQQRLQRLDLLTYQIRELDAATLTTADELEQLQIEHQRLNHIVELQQQSYQIYQALYQHETGLAAADLLSQAEGKLSDLVEYDPQLQPILEIVSEAVAQITEAGRQIGSYGEQLESDPQRLEEVEDRIRDLKQICRKYGQTLEEVIEYYQRIQEELKDLEDEDQSIEFLEQTYQQAVQDLKETCEHLTTLRQKAAHQLETHLIKELKPLAMNNVKFQVEIYPISPTLTGADQIQFCFSPNPGEPIQPLGAIASGGEMSRFLLALKACFSQIAGSGTLVFDEIDVGVSGRVATAIAQKLHQLGQRHQVLCVTHQPLVAAMGDHHFRVTKEVIQTDSELNSDATDLETRTVVRVTPLTPPQRREELAQLASGESAQEAIAFAESLLTQAALMKN is encoded by the coding sequence ATGTTGCTTTCCCTGCGAATAGAAAACTTTGCTCTCATTGATCATTTGGATTTAGATTTAGGTACGGGTTTGAATGTTTTTACCGGAGAAACGGGAGCCGGAAAATCGATTATTTTAGATGCCGTTGATGCAATTTTAGGAGGGAAAGTAGACCGTCGTTCGATTAGAACTGGAGCGACTCGATCCTTATTAGAAGCAACCTTTGAGATCGAAAAAAAATGGCTCAATTGGTTAACAGAACAAGAAATTGATTTAGTCGATGGGAGTTTAATTGTTTGTAGTCGAGAAGTGGTGATCACCGGGGATAAACTTCGCAGTCGATCCCGGATAAATGGAGTATTAGTAAATCGAAAATTAATTGATCAACTCCGCGATCGCTTCATTGAAATTACCGCCCAAGGACAAACCTTACAATTAGGTCAACCCGAACGACAACAGGAATGGTTAGATCTCTATGGCGGTCAATCGTTAATTAAAGTTAAAAAAGAGGTTTACTCTGCTTATAGCCAAGCTCAAACCTGTAGCCAAGCCTTAGAAAAACGTCGTCAATTTGAACAACAACGCTTACAACGATTGGATTTATTAACCTATCAAATTCGAGAGTTAGATGCAGCAACGTTAACAACCGCCGATGAATTAGAACAATTACAAATTGAACATCAACGGCTGAATCATATTGTGGAACTACAACAGCAAAGTTATCAAATTTATCAAGCTTTATATCAACATGAAACGGGGTTAGCTGCTGCCGATTTATTAAGTCAAGCTGAAGGCAAACTCAGTGATTTAGTCGAATATGATCCGCAACTACAACCGATTTTAGAAATTGTCAGTGAGGCGGTGGCTCAAATTACCGAAGCCGGACGACAAATCGGCAGTTATGGAGAACAATTAGAATCCGATCCGCAACGCTTGGAAGAAGTAGAAGATCGAATTCGAGACTTGAAACAAATTTGTCGCAAATATGGGCAAACGTTAGAGGAAGTAATCGAATATTATCAACGAATTCAAGAAGAATTAAAAGACTTAGAAGATGAAGATCAATCGATTGAATTCCTAGAACAAACCTATCAACAGGCGGTTCAAGATTTGAAAGAAACCTGTGAACATCTGACCACTTTGCGTCAAAAAGCTGCCCATCAATTAGAAACCCATTTAATTAAAGAACTCAAACCTTTAGCGATGAATAATGTTAAATTTCAGGTGGAAATTTATCCGATTTCTCCCACATTAACCGGGGCGGATCAGATTCAATTTTGCTTTAGTCCCAACCCCGGAGAACCTATACAACCCCTGGGAGCGATCGCATCGGGAGGGGAAATGAGTCGGTTTCTATTGGCTTTGAAAGCTTGTTTTTCTCAAATTGCGGGGTCAGGAACCTTAGTTTTTGATGAAATTGACGTCGGGGTATCGGGACGAGTGGCTACTGCGATCGCTCAGAAACTCCACCAACTCGGTCAGCGCCATCAAGTCCTCTGTGTCACCCACCAACCCCTCGTTGCTGCGATGGGAGATCATCATTTTCGGGTGACAAAAGAAGTGATTCAAACGGACTCCGAGCTAAACTCTGATGCGACCGATCTCGAAACTCGAACCGTTGTTCGGGTCACTCCCCTGACTCCCCCCCAACGTCGGGAAGAACTCGCTCAACTGGCCAGTGGGGAATCAGCCCAAGAAGCGATCGCCTTTGCTGAGTCCCTTTTGACCCAAGCTGCGTTGATGAAGAATTAG
- a CDS encoding Uma2 family endonuclease — MNALTVNLKSLIEMTDEQFFQLCQNNRELRFERNANGELIIMPPTGGETGNRNGRLNQQLFNWTDADGTGIAFDSSTCFKLPNGADRSPDASWIKLERWDALTDEEKQKFPPISPDFVIELLSPSDSLKTTQEKMKEYIDNGVRLGILINRKSRQVEIYRPGKEVEVLDSPATVSGEDVLKDFVLNLGMIW, encoded by the coding sequence ATGAATGCTTTAACTGTCAATTTGAAATCATTAATAGAAATGACTGATGAGCAGTTTTTTCAGCTATGTCAAAATAACAGGGAATTGAGATTTGAAAGAAATGCAAATGGAGAGTTAATAATTATGCCACCAACGGGAGGAGAAACGGGAAATCGTAATGGTAGACTAAATCAACAATTATTTAATTGGACTGATGCTGATGGTACTGGCATTGCTTTTGATTCTTCCACTTGTTTTAAATTGCCTAATGGTGCAGATCGTTCTCCTGATGCTTCTTGGATCAAGTTAGAAAGATGGGATGCTTTAACTGATGAGGAAAAACAAAAGTTTCCCCCTATTTCTCCTGATTTTGTAATTGAGTTACTTTCTCCTAGTGATAGTTTGAAGACTACACAGGAAAAGATGAAGGAATATATAGATAATGGTGTGCGTTTGGGTATATTAATTAATCGTAAATCTCGTCAAGTAGAGATTTATAGACCCGGAAAAGAGGTTGAGGTTTTAGATTCTCCTGCTACGGTTTCAGGGGAAGATGTTTTAAAGGATTTTGTGTTAAATTTGGGGATGATTTGGTAA
- a CDS encoding HigA family addiction module antitoxin yields the protein MPRPAIHPGEILSDELKELGISASELARSLHIPTNRITQILKGQRGITADTALRLGRWFGTGAELWLNLQKAYELRLAEELAGEEIKKTIQPRSSINNQPLVQV from the coding sequence ATGCCAAGACCTGCAATTCACCCTGGCGAAATCTTATCTGATGAATTAAAAGAACTTGGAATTAGTGCATCAGAATTAGCGCGATCGCTCCATATACCCACAAATCGGATTACGCAAATTCTCAAAGGGCAAAGAGGTATTACTGCTGACACGGCATTACGTCTAGGACGATGGTTTGGCACTGGTGCAGAGCTATGGCTTAATTTGCAAAAAGCTTATGAGTTACGCCTAGCCGAAGAGTTAGCGGGAGAAGAAATTAAAAAGACGATTCAACCTCGTTCATCGATAAACAATCAGCCGTTAGTTCAAGTTTAG
- a CDS encoding type II toxin-antitoxin system RelE family toxin yields the protein MYRVVIQPTAFKLLKEISDRRIRKKISDRIDKLKESPEMQGKPLLGELDGYYSVRAVGQRYRIIYAIEQAQVTVMIVALGIRKDGSKQDVYAVAKKLLRLGLLDESEEDQDDD from the coding sequence ATGTATCGCGTCGTCATTCAGCCTACGGCTTTCAAACTATTAAAAGAAATTAGCGATCGCCGTATCCGTAAAAAAATTAGCGATCGCATTGACAAGCTCAAAGAATCTCCCGAAATGCAGGGAAAACCATTACTCGGTGAACTAGATGGTTATTACAGTGTGCGTGCAGTTGGACAAAGATATCGCATCATTTACGCGATCGAGCAAGCTCAAGTCACTGTCATGATTGTGGCTTTGGGAATTCGCAAGGATGGTAGTAAACAAGACGTATATGCTGTTGCCAAAAAGCTATTGAGATTAGGGCTGTTAGACGAGTCAGAGGAGGATCAAGATGATGATTAA
- a CDS encoding type II toxin-antitoxin system Phd/YefM family antitoxin, with protein sequence MLSNIPITEARHELTSLPEKLAQQGGTLAITRRGKPVLAVMAWEHYEAILETLEILGDANLMANLRQGITEAKSAQGIDWESAKRELDL encoded by the coding sequence ATGCTGTCCAATATTCCGATTACAGAAGCAAGACACGAGTTAACCTCATTGCCTGAAAAGCTTGCCCAGCAAGGCGGTACACTGGCAATTACCCGCAGAGGCAAACCTGTCCTAGCCGTGATGGCCTGGGAACATTACGAAGCAATACTCGAAACATTGGAAATTCTGGGTGATGCGAATCTTATGGCTAACTTGCGCCAAGGTATTACCGAGGCGAAATCAGCACAAGGAATAGATTGGGAATCAGCTAAACGAGAATTAGACCTGTAA